One Microtus ochrogaster isolate Prairie Vole_2 unplaced genomic scaffold, MicOch1.0 UNK14, whole genome shotgun sequence genomic region harbors:
- the LOC101985386 gene encoding myeloid cell surface antigen CD33-like, translating to MPLPRLLFLLWVCEWAPGNRFLLPMVSTVTCETHKLELKSSLVKVQEGLCVLVPCTFFEQSGNRSSDTVFGYWFRAGANTDHDSPVATNNPNQPVKNQGQFHLFGDPRNNDCSLDIRDVQRTDSGSYFFRMEKESFKWNYYMNQLSVQVTALTHIPNIDIAQTLVLGLPNNVTCSVPWACERGTPPIFSWMTTALGSLGPRTTLSSVLTLTPRFQDHGTNLICQVAFPGVGVTVQKTVQINVSWISGPLAEVVLVAIGEATIKFLLLGICFFFLSIKAQRRKVERPATQVDYTETAMD from the exons ATGCCGCTGCCCCGACTGCTGTTTCTGCTCTGGGTCTGCGAGTGGGCACCTGGAAACCGCTTTCTTCTCCCTATGGTGTCCACGGTTACCTGCGAGACACACAAGCTGGAACTGAAGTCCAGCCTAGTGAAAGTGCAGGAGGGTCTGTGTGTCCTCGTGCCCTGCACATTCTTTGAACAGTCTGGGAACCGAAGCTCAGACACGGTCTTTGGCTACTGGTTCAGAGCAGGGGCAAATACAGACCATGATTCGCCCGTGGCTACAAACAACCCAAATCAACCGGTGAAGAATCAGGGCCAGTTTCATCTCTTCGGGGACCCAAGGAACAATGATTGCTCGCTGGACATCAGAGATGTACAGAGGACCGACAGCGGCTCTTACTTCTTCAGGATGGAGAAAGAATCCTTTAAGTGGAATTACTACATGAATCAGCTCTCTGTGCAGGTGACAG CCCTCACTCACATCCCCAACATTGACATTGCACAAACGCTGGTGCTTGGCCTGCCTAACAATGTGACGTGTTCTGTGCCCTGGGCCTGTGAGCGGGGGACGCCTCCCATCTTCTCCTGGATGACAACTGCCCTCGGATCCCTGGGCCCCAGGACCACCCTCTCCTCAGTGCTGACCCTCACACCCAGGTTCCAGGACCATGGCACTAACCTTATCTGCCAAGTGGCCTTCCCTGGAGTCGGTGTGACTGTTCAAAAGACTGTCCAGATCAATGTCTCCT GGATATCAGGGCCCCTGGCAGAGGTGGTTCTCGTGGCCATCGGAGAGGCGACTATCAAATTCCTGCTTCTTGGGatctgcttcttcttcctaaG CATAAAAGCCCAGAGGAGGAAAGTAGAGAGGCCAGCAACACAGGTGGACTACACGGAAACTGCCATGGATTAG